acctacctaagCAGTGGTGCCAATGGTGTAAAGCCCAGGTGTACAGTTCTCCTGAGAAAATCGAGAGTGTTGGAGTATTTTATGCTCAGCCACGCCTTCACAGAGATATCAAGAGTGATGGAGCTGCGAAATTTTTGTTGAGACCGGATTCTGCTGGACCTGTCGAACCGTTTCGGTCTTGCGGTTTTCGTCTTATTTTGAGCTTAGTTCATGCAAATTACATCGTGGTCGTAAGATGACTTATCCCCCGACATCTTGCTAGAGACTTGTGCCTCCAATTTAAAGGTGCAAGTCACGCCTGCTAGGGACACTGAATAAGGGTCTTGTCGGGTATTTGACATGGTGATTTATGCACATTTGGTTGAGTCGACGATGAATAGCGCTACGTGATACCGATCACGAAGCATCTCTGCAATGTCGCACCTCTTGCTACAATGAGAATATCTCATAGACGCTGTGACTCTATCGAGGAACAAGCTGCTATTCACTGAATGAACATTCTTCCGTGGACACGGGTAAAATTTCCCCATTACATATGAGATGAATTTTCTTGAAAATTTCTCTCACCCTATAGCAGTTTTGGTGCCTTTCGTCACAGTCTGTTGCGGCCATACGAATCGTGATGCCGAAATAGTATAGGGTAGCCAGCACCGCGACTTGTTTCCCTGCCAGCAATAGCACATGATTGTAGCAAGGAACAAAGAGGAGAGGCCCAATTGTCAGTAAGAATAAATCCGAGTGTCTGGCAAAAACTTGGAGTGATGCAGAGTCTAGAGGAGGAAAAGACGTGCGAGTGACTGCGGTGTTCCTCGGCTTTGGCTTACATCGTCCACACTTACACAAGTATACACACAACACCAGGGTTTGGCGAAATCTAATTGACAACTATATATTGAGTTGACGGTGTCCAACGTATAGTTAACTCTTCTAGCTAGCCAATACAACCCatataaactattatatataagaaaagtCTGGTCTCTTACTGTTCTTGGCTtggtacagcccaatactgtGTTATCAGATGTtgcgcttgcacgatacttgtatcatgcttgCAATCTCATTTGACTCGAAGATGGAAACAATAAGcaatttaatatataagaagaaaaaaccaTCCACACGCAGGGCACATCATCGAGGGATGTGTGCTCATCGCTTCCCTAGTCTACATGTGGCCAACAGCCTCGCCGTTTGGTCTATCCGGGTCAAATTGGGCAGGCCACTCACAGCCAACGTCTCATGGGACTGATTCGGCGGTTTTTTTGACAGGCGCTTGTTCCACATTGAGCTCAACTCGTTTAATTGCCGATTGACGACCGCAGGGTCAGGTATCGGCCCAAAGTAACGGAGCCATATCTCAGGGCAATGCCCGAACTTGTATATCAAGACACTCTCGATTGATCGTCACGACGTAGTAGTTTTGTTCAGAATGACCAAAGTCTTTGGCGTACCATGTTAACTTTGCACCCACCTGTAAGGTTTGGACGGAAATGCCACATCATTTCCACGTACGTTCTCCGTACATGCTTGTATATCAACCCGTGTTGCGGCCCGATGATATGGGCCGATTGGTTGAGATATTGAAACACCGGAATGGTCATGTTCCAGCTGTGTGAGGTCTGGAATCCTGTCAAAGTAGCGGCAGAAACCGTCTTGATATTCCCTATATGAAGTCACGGGTATGATTTCGATGACTCTTTTCATTCCATTGCTTACCTTGTGGCACTTTTTGTTTCGTGAAGCCGATCGGAGTTGGGGCGGAAGCGAGTGGGGCATCAATGTCGGATTCTCGGGGTCTTGAAGGGGCCCGGGCTGAAGCCGAGCCAAAATGGGAGAGGAAAAAAGCACGCTGTGTGAATCCCTGTGCCAGAGCCTAGAGGGTGGTGGAGGATGGATGGATAAGCGCActgtactagtactccgtactccgtacaagcACGGCATACCACAGCGCGTCGCTGAGAGCAGCGTCATTGGGTTCcctaatacggagtactggtcTGCTTGATATGCACCTGTCCACTTGCGTAGGGTGGCGTGAAGGCCCAGGCCAACGTCGGCACCAAAAACAATACAACGCATTCACATTGTACTTGGGTTTAGACTTTCAAACGGTTCCCGGACGCACCATGCACCAAATTAGGCTGACGCTTAGATCTGGCGGCGACCTGAACCGAGCTGCAGGTCATTCTAGAGAGCCGCTGTTCGTAATGTCGTGCCGCTCGATGCCCCATGTGCCTCGCGTCATTCTTATCTTCCAAGCACGTCTGGTGTCGGAGAATCCTATGACTTGATGAATTCACATGCTGTTAGCTCGAAAACCAGATGCAGttttggccattttctcTCGCAGAAAACAATGTGCGGCATGTGTTGACACACGCGGGACTGGCCAGGCAAGAGGAGGAAACAGAGAGTGCATCGCGGTGAAACAGACAGCCTTTTCCTGGCACCGTGTTAGGCTTACCAAGGGGTAGCAACACTAAACCGGTTAATATAaacaacatttgaaggctGCAAGGGTGGCCTATCTCCGGCGGCCATTCGTTTGGAACTTGGCCCCTTCAAGCATCAAACCCGCCACAGGCCGTCAAGCTGACGTTTGTATGTACCCACGGAGCATGGAGGACTCTGGAGCTGGCGAGTGACGACGGTCGTATTTCGTATACTACCAGGATCGGTGCTTTCCGAGTCGGTCTTGGGAGGGTGGCATGCATCCCATTCCGCGCCGTAGACAGCCAACGCAATTGACCTTCGGCCGGGATGCAGTAACCGTTAGGCAACCACTGACTCGAAGGTCGGCCTCTGCCTCGAATCTGGTAGTGAAATTGCGGCCGATAAGTCGGGCTTGGGACGGGCCCGAATGACATGATGGACCAGACGTGGCAACTCGAGCCCTTCACACCTTATTGCTTGTCCGAAAAGGGTAAATTGTTGCGCCTTTCTTTGTCCCAACAGACCATGCGCTCCTTGCCAAGAgtggcgtcgacgtcgtgaACTGGCGGCGCAAGTGGACGTGATATAACCTGTATCCCTCTCGCACTGTCTCTTGTTTTGGTTCTTGTGCCCGTGATTTGTTTTCGGCTTTTGTTTATTTCTTTCACAGATGGCCTGCCTCAGTCGAGTGCTGTCAAAATgagtgccgccgccgccgaagaTAGCCTCAAGGTCGAAAAGTGTCTCGCTTCTTCCGACACAACTACTCCAGAGAATGAGAAGTATGGGGAAGGAGCGAAGGACGTTGCCCCTGACGAGGCAAAACCCCGGCCCGAGCGAACAGCGACATTCAACGATTATCTGGTTTGTTTCCCACCTCTTCTAAGATGATGGTTTTTTTATACAGACCGAGTATTAATCGGCTTAATTCGACAGAGAGTATTCAAATATGCATCGAAATGGGACTTCCTTGCTTACGCTGCGGGCGTGCTGGCATCTATCGGTGCTGGCATCACCCTGCCGTTAATGAACGTTGTATTCGGTGAGTTCGTCCACACGCGCAACCAGCAACCCAAGGGCTGTGAcctatatattttaattcAACGTATTGACCATTCCTAGGCAAGTTCGTTGGAAACTTTAGCAGCTTCTCAAATTTCAACGCCGGAGGTGCTGGCATCACCAAGGCCGAATTTCAATCCAAACTGGACAAGTTGGCGTAAGTAGCGCATCGAATATTCGAATATAGTTGTCTAGGATTCAACTAACTCGTCTTCTTGCAGATTATACATGTTCGCATTGTTTATTGGTCGTCTTGGACTCAACTATATTAACAAGGTATTTTTGACTATACCGCCAACTAGATTTATGCGCCGACTAATGTGCTTTTTTCAAGCTGTGTTTTCGAATGATTGGAATAAGACTCTCTTCGGCGATCCGACTACACTACCTCCAAGCCCTTTTTGCCCAAAGCATTCATGTGTTGGATTCGATGCCCCCTGGATACGCCACCACGACTATTACTAGCACCAGCAACACCTTGCAGTTGGGCATCTCGGAAAAATTGGGCGTCTTTGTCGAATTCTCGGCTACCATTATTGCTGCCATAATCATCGCGTTTTCCTACAATTGGTTGTTGACTCTTGTGACGGCATCGTCCATCTTTTTTATTGCTTTGACAGTCTCAATACTGTTGCCGTTTATTGTCAAGTGCAATACGAGAGTTACAAAGGTAAATTTCGCAGTATTTTCGCATGAAAACGTATTCATCATTTCTAACACTCATCCATCAATTTAGACCGAGGGAAAAGCTGCGGCAGTTGCCAGCGAGGCAATGTCCAGTATTCGCATGATCATGGCCTGTGGTGCTGAATCGCGAATCGCCAAGAAGTATGCGGCGTTTGTTGAAGAGACAAAGAAACATGCTCAGTTTATGTCTCCACTCATTGCGCTTCAATTTGGATTAATTGTATGTCGTACGACCGTTTGTGTGTATGTTCTGCCGGGGCTTGCTGACACATATGCAGTTCTTCGgtgcctttgccgcctttgccCTTGCCTTCTGGTACGGCATCAAGTCTTTTGTTGACGATTCAAGAGGCGATCTTAGTACCATAGTGATGTAAGGTGTAACCACCCCATGGAAAATACACTAAGCTGATACATCATAGTGTCTTATTCTCCGTTATGATGGTCGTCTTCTCGCTGGAGAGAACATCAACGCCAATGTTGGCCGTTAGCAAAGCTACAGTAGCCGCCTGCCAGTTTTTCACCGTTATCGATGCCCCTGCCCCGAGTAAGGGCCACCTTAAAACCCCCGAAGTAGCTGCTACAGATGATATTGTGCTGGATGATGTTACTTTCGCATACCCTAGTCGCCCTCACGTCAAGATTCTTGATGGATTGGATTTGCGGATCGAGGCTGGAAAGATTAcggccattgttggcccATCTGGCTCTGGCAAGAGTACCATCGTTGGCCTCATAGAACGGTGGTACAACCTAAAAGATCAACATGTGGTTGCCAAAGCTgtggaaaaaaagaagaaaaacaaagGCTCCGAGTCTGAGGATGATGGACCGGAGGAAGGCCAGTCTGAGGCCGAGGACACCGGCCCTCCCATCAAACTCAGCGGCACAATATCCACTTCTGGTCACCCACTCGATGATATTGAACTGAAATGGTGGCGATCACAAATTGGAATGGTTCAACAAGAACCCTTTCTTTTCAACGATACTATCTACACGAACGTGGCGAATGGCTTAGTAGGCTCCCGATGGGAGCACGAGtcggaagagaagaagagagaatTAGTTAAGGAAGCTTGTAAAGAAGCATTCGCTGACGAGTTTATCGACAAGCTCCCCGCGGTAGGAACCACAAGCGTCATTCTAGattttagttattattttCGCTAACATGCTGCATACAGGGCTACGATACACTTGTGGGGGACAGCGGTGCCAAGTTGTCAGgaggccaacgccaacggATTGCCATTGCCCGATCCATCGTTCGAAAGCCCGCGATTCTCGTTCTTGACGAAGCCACAAGCGCCATTGATGTCCGCGGCGAACGGATCGTGCAAGCTGCACTGGACCGGGTTGCCAAAAATAGGACGACTATTACCATTGCGCATCGTCTGTCAACGATCAAGAAGGCAGACCGTATTGTCGTCCTCAAGAAGGGCCAAGTGGTGGAGAGTGGGACGCATGAGAGTCTCATTGCAATGGAAAATGGCGTGTATGCCGGCCTTGTCAACGCACAAACCTTGTCCCTTGGAGCTGAACATGACGCCGCGAATGAGACCATTGATATGGACACGGACGGCGACGGAAGCACTACTCTTGAGCGCCGGAAGAGCAAAGCAGTCTCTGAACATGAAGCCATGGCTGAGACCAAGTTGGAAAAGCAGCGTAATCTCATCAGGAGTTTTGGCCGCTTTTTCTACGAATCAAAACAATATTGGTATCTCATGTGTCTAACGGTGTTTTTCGCGGCATGCGCTGGATCTGCCATCCCTCTCCAGGCTTACATGTTTGCCAATGTTGTGGTCATTTTCAAATACGAAGGCGACAAGCCAAAGCTCATGTCCGAAGGCAACTTCTGGTCTCTTATGTGGACTATTCTCGCTATCGGTGTGGGACTTGCTtatttcttctgcttcttgtttTCGACTCGGCTGGCCTCGATTATTCGAAACAAGTATCAGCAGATGTACTTCGAGGCCATTCTATATCAGAAGGCATCATTCTTCGATGAAGAGGATCACTCACAAGGGACCATGACTTCCCGTGCCTCCGGAGACCCCAAGCAGCTTGAAGAGCTGATGGGAGCGAACATGGCTAGTGTTTATGTCGCTATTTTCAGTCTTACAGGATCAatcatcatcgccttctCGTTCGGGTGGAAGCTAGCATTGGTATCAACCTGCGTTGTCTTGCCCATAATGCTTGGTACATCATACTGGCGTTTCAAATATGAGATCCAGTTTGAGAAGATGAATAATGAAGTATTTGCAGAAAGCTCCAAGTTCGCATCAGAGTCCATTGGTGCATTCCGAACCGTCACTTCTCTCACCCTAGAGGACCCAATATGTCAGCGATTTGAAGAACTTTGCCGGGGCCACGTCGGGACAGCCTTCAAGAAAGCCAGATGGGTCAGTTTGCTCTTTGGCTTCTCAGACAGCGCTACCATGGCGTGCCAAGCTCTTGTCTTTTACTACGGCGGCCGACTACTTCTCAGTGGCGAGTACCAGATCTTGAACTTCTTTGTCTGCTTCATGTCTATCATTCAAGCTGGCGAATCCGCTGGTCAAGGATTGAGTTTTGGACCAAATGCCGCTCAAGTGACAGCTGCTTCGAATAGAATTTTGAACATGCGAGACTCAAGGCTGCGCGATGACCACTCTGAAAAGGATGACATTTCGGAGGCAAAGGGTGGGATGAAGATTGAGCTGGAAAACGTCCATTTCAAGTATCCTTCCCGCAACATTCCGGTATTCCAGGGGTTGAGCTTGACGATTGAGAAGGGCCAGTTTGCCGCTTTGGTTGGTGCATCTGGGTGTGGCAAGACGAGTATCATTTCACTCTTGGAGAGGTGTGTAACTGACCAACTTCTTGTCTGAAAAGTGCATGTAATGTGCTAAATATTGAGCCAGATTCTATGATGTGGAGAGGGGGCGAATTCTTTGCAACGGTAGAGATATCAAGGACGTGAACATATACGCCTACAGGCGACATTTGTCGCTTGTTGCACAAGAAGCGACCTTATTCCAAGGTAAGTAGCCTCGGTTGATGACTGTATCTGCCATTCAGCTTACAAAAGATGCAGGTACCCTTCGAGAGAACATCCTGCTAGGCGTCGACGACCAAGCAATTACGGAAGAAAAGCTCCACCAGGCCTGTCGCGACGCCTCCATCCACGACTTTATCGTCTCCCTCCCAGAAGGATACAACACAAACATTGGCTCTCGAGGAGTCACCCTCTCCGGCGGCCAGAAGCAGCGCGTAGCCATCGCTCGAGCTCTCATCCGTGACCCGAACATCCTGCTCCTCGATGAGGCCACTAGTTCCCTTGACTCGGAAAGCGAGAAACTCGTGCAAGCCGCGTTTGAGCGCGCTGGAAAAGGGCGCACCATGGTCGTTGTTGCACATAGGTTAGCTACTGTTCAGAATGCAGATGTCATTTTCGTGCTGGGCGAAGGCGGGAAGCTATTGGAGCAAGGCAACCATATGGAACTACTTAGAAAGAGGGGTATTTACTGGCAAATGGTGAGTATCAAACAGTATATACAACGTGAATTGCTTGCGAATTCTAACAAATGGCAGTGTCAAAGCCAGGCTCTAGATCGGTAATACATCATCGAACGGGACCACACCctgggggagggggggcaTTACTCATATCAACggcgttgttgttttttATTTTGGGTTCAACACTACCTATTGCGCTTGCATCTTGATTCATCTCGATCCATCTTGTTTACACACTACTCTTCATAATGATTCCTTTCTAGATATCAGACATTTTCAAGCATTTCAATATCGTGGTATATACACACAAAGCAAGCGCTATCCTACTCCACCTCTAGATGTAAGCTATACATAGATCAATATCACAATTCACAACCACCTTCGCACCGTCTacctcgacgtcgacatgtGAAACATGACGTCACAAATAAGGCTCTACGTCTTCATATCCCAAAACTCGTCCAGCTCCTTCATAATGGCGGCAACATGCGTCATGACAAAGTCATGGCTCCCAGGCACGACTCTCCAAAAGACatggccctcgccgccgacgagcggCAGCCCATCACGCGCATAGTCGTCGGCGCTAATCAACTCGTCCGTCTCGGCAAAGATGACGGCCGTCGTACCCCTTTCCCGCTTCGCCAGCCCCTTCCACTCCTCATGCTGCTCTGTAAGCGGCGCATACCGAATACACGACATGAAGGCCGGCACGAAGCCCTCGTGATTGTGCACCATCCACCGCACGTAGTCCAAGACCCTCTCCTCCAGAGGCGTCTTCTCGCCGGCCAGATTCTCGGCCTCGGCAACGGCCAGCACACCAGCGGCCCTGGACCTGGCAGCCCTCGACGACGCAATAGGCCGCTGCAGCCGCTGTCCGGTGAGGACGGCAAGAATGCGCTCGGGGATGAAGCCGCTCGAGAAGATGAAACGGCTGACGGCCCCAAAGGACGCGGCGTCGATGAGGCCCGCCGGCGCGAGCAGCACCAGCGACGACACCATGTGCGGGAAGGCATTGGCAAAGGGaatgacgatgccgccgcccagagaATACCCAATTAGCCGGAAGCCCGAGGTGCCCGTCCAGCTGAGGCGGGACGACGCCAGCACGAGCAGGATCTGCGTGGTATACAGCCGCGTGTCGTGCGGGATGTCGCCCACGCCGTCGGTGAAGCCGCGCCCAAACAGGTCCTACCGCTTCGTCAGTCCTTTTTTTGCCAAGTTCCCACCAGACTTCCTCAAGGGGACATTGGCCGCAAACAACGTACAAACAGCATGACGCGACACCCCCGCTCAACCAAGGCATGTGCGATCCGTCCCAGCGTAATGCACGACGTGCTTATCCCATGAACAAGAAGCACCTTGTCGCCATCCTCCGGCCCGAACTCGTAGACCCGTATCGTGCCATACTGCCCACGGTGTTAGTCGGCAAGCAAACAAGCATGACTCCCTTTCCCTCAATGCTTCGTATAAAAGCAGACTTCCCCCCgcccaaaaaaagaaagggaaaaagaaaaaccaTACCGGCGTCTCGACGTCCCTCGCTCCCGGAAAGGCATCCGGCAAATACACCAGCTCGCTCAGCTCCtccctcgacgccctcggcAGCACCGTCTTCAGCGGACTCCGCAGAACGctccgcctcctcggccACAGCGTCGCCTTGGCCACGACTATCAGGGAGGcggtggcgacggcggcggtggtaGCGACGACGGCCGGGTGAGGAATGTCTGGCCAGCGGAGGAGCGTGTCCATGGCTTTGCTGGATTTGCCGGGCCGCACGGGACGGAAGAAAAGAGAGCGGTCGGTGGACTTGACGAATAGGCCTTGAcggttgtttttttttttaaagag
The DNA window shown above is from Metarhizium brunneum chromosome 1, complete sequence and carries:
- the BEA3 gene encoding ABC transporter BEA3, producing the protein MSAAAAEDSLKVEKCLASSDTTTPENEKYGEGAKDVAPDEAKPRPERTATFNDYLRVFKYASKWDFLAYAAGVLASIGAGITLPLMNVVFGKFVGNFSSFSNFNAGGAGITKAEFQSKLDKLALYMFALFIGRLGLNYINKLCFRMIGIRLSSAIRLHYLQALFAQSIHVLDSMPPGYATTTITSTSNTLQLGISEKLGVFVEFSATIIAAIIIAFSYNWLLTLVTASSIFFIALTVSILLPFIVKCNTRVTKTEGKAAAVASEAMSSIRMIMACGAESRIAKKYAAFVEETKKHAQFMSPLIALQFGLIFFGAFAAFALAFWYGIKSFVDDSRGDLSTIVIVLFSVMMVVFSLERTSTPMLAVSKATVAACQFFTVIDAPAPSKGHLKTPEVAATDDIVLDDVTFAYPSRPHVKILDGLDLRIEAGKITAIVGPSGSGKSTIVGLIERWYNLKDQHVVAKAVEKKKKNKGSESEDDGPEEGQSEAEDTGPPIKLSGTISTSGHPLDDIELKWWRSQIGMVQQEPFLFNDTIYTNVANGLVGSRWEHESEEKKRELVKEACKEAFADEFIDKLPAGYDTLVGDSGAKLSGGQRQRIAIARSIVRKPAILVLDEATSAIDVRGERIVQAALDRVAKNRTTITIAHRLSTIKKADRIVVLKKGQVVESGTHESLIAMENGVYAGLVNAQTLSLGAEHDAANETIDMDTDGDGSTTLERRKSKAVSEHEAMAETKLEKQRNLIRSFGRFFYESKQYWYLMCLTVFFAACAGSAIPLQAYMFANVVVIFKYEGDKPKLMSEGNFWSLMWTILAIGVGLAYFFCFLFSTRLASIIRNKYQQMYFEAILYQKASFFDEEDHSQGTMTSRASGDPKQLEELMGANMASVYVAIFSLTGSIIIAFSFGWKLALVSTCVVLPIMLGTSYWRFKYEIQFEKMNNEVFAESSKFASESIGAFRTVTSLTLEDPICQRFEELCRGHVGTAFKKARWVSLLFGFSDSATMACQALVFYYGGRLLLSGEYQILNFFVCFMSIIQAGESAGQGLSFGPNAAQVTAASNRILNMRDSRLRDDHSEKDDISEAKGGMKIELENVHFKYPSRNIPVFQGLSLTIEKGQFAALVGASGCGKTSIISLLERFYDVERGRILCNGRDIKDVNIYAYRRHLSLVAQEATLFQGTLRENILLGVDDQAITEEKLHQACRDASIHDFIVSLPEGYNTNIGSRGVTLSGGQKQRVAIARALIRDPNILLLDEATSSLDSESEKLVQAAFERAGKGRTMVVVAHRLATVQNADVIFVLGEGGKLLEQGNHMELLRKRGIYWQMCQSQALDR